In Nitrospirota bacterium, a single window of DNA contains:
- a CDS encoding DUF4143 domain-containing protein, whose product MINLKEVSNTLGINHRTLEHYLSALENTFVINITRPFFTNIRKELTKMPKIYFVDNGMRNLALKYFAKFMDSRDKGELLENFVLSSLLKRGDLTVNYWRTKDKSEVDFICRDYYGNTIPL is encoded by the coding sequence ATTATTAACCTTAAAGAGGTAAGCAACACACTGGGGATTAACCATCGGACATTAGAGCACTACCTATCAGCCCTTGAGAACACCTTTGTTATTAATATCACAAGGCCATTTTTTACTAATATCCGCAAAGAGCTTACCAAAATGCCAAAGATATATTTTGTAGATAATGGAATGAGAAATCTGGCATTAAAGTATTTTGCAAAATTTATGGATAGTCGCGATAAAGGCGAGCTTCTTGAGAATTTTGTTTTGTCTTCGTTATTAAAAAGGGGCGATTTGACAGTTAACTATTGGAGGACTAAGGATAAAAGCGAAGTTGATTTTATCTGCAGGGATTACTATGGGAATACGATTCCTCTTGA